From uncultured Draconibacterium sp.:
CATAACACACTTTTTAGGTAGAACGCGAAATTAGGGATTTATTTTGTCTGACATAAAATCAGCCCTAATAATCACCCGTTAATTTGCTAACTTCACCACATAAACCAACTAACTTTCAAGAATGAAAAAACTTAAACTTCTGCTAAAAATTTTTGCAGGTCTTTTTGTAATCGTCGTTATATTGTTTTTAAGTTTCCGAACCTATTTATTTTCTGATGATGTTCAACTGGTAAAATCGATAACACAACAACTTCAATCGAAAAAAGTAATGGTTATTTTTGCTCATCCTGATGATGAATCGTACACTACCGAGTTGCTTCTGAATGCTGAAAAGGAAGGAATTGAAACGGCACTGCTGACTTTCACTCCGGGCGATGCGGGAACACAAATGCCACAGGTTTGCCAACAACAGTTTTTGGGCGATGTACGAAAAGCAGAAGTATACAAAAGTGGTTATGCACTGGGAGTTGATTACCAAAAAGTTTTTGATTATAGCGACGGCACACTAAAAGACCAACGGTTGCCGCAATTAGTTGATGACATACAACAAGAACTGGAAAAGTTTAAACCTGATTTGATTGTAACGTTTTGGCCCGAAAGCGGAATGACCATACACCCCGACCACATGACAATAGGGAAAGCAACACAACTGGCTTTTGCCAATTATAAAAAAGGTAAAAATGCCAAACTGGCTTATACGATTATGCCCTCAAAAGTGGTATCGATGTTGGGTGGCGACGAAATGCAAAAGCTACAACCCGAGGCTAACATTTCAATTAAAGCAAATGCCGCTGCAAAAGTCAGGCTTTGGAATATTAATGCCTCGCAAAAACAATTTGTAAAAGATTATACGGGAATACCCGACTGGCTGATTTACCGACTGATAAACCGTGAATATTATTTTGTGGAATAATCAAAGATTCCAAATTTGAACCGTCATTCTGAACTTGATTCAGAATCTGTTCAAATCAATATTTACATCCTGAAACAAGTTCAGGATGACGTTCATTGTTTATTTTGCAGTTTAATCAATAAATCTCTTTGGTCATTCGCTCGGTGGCTGTCATGTAGTAACGTGCAAAGTTATCGTCTTTCATAAAAACGGTAAGCTGCTCGCGCCAGGTTTCTGCTTCTTCCGAAAGTATGGCAATTCGACGACCGGCTTCTTTATCGTTCGGATTAGCACGAAATGCTTTAATCACCGGGATAAATTCGTCCATCCAATCCTCGTAACGATCCATCAATTGTTGCTGATCGCTTTCCAACGGAAATTCAGCTTTATCATTCAACACTTTCGCTGATAGCTTTTCGCCGGCAACTGCTCCCGCGCCGATTGTCATCCCCAATTTTGTTAAAAAGGCTCTTCTTGATTGTTCGTATTCGTTGCTCATTTCTGCTTTTTTTATCCACTTTTCACAAACATAACTGAGCCGGGAATGTTTACGAAAAGAGCAAAAAAAAGCCCTTTCACCGTATGATGAAAGAACTTTTATTTATCGTTTCTCTAAACCTTATTTTACTTCTTCAAAGTCAACAAGTACTGATTTATTATTTTATATTTTTTTGCACAAATATGGTACTACTAGTGTATAGGATAAATTAAATGGTTCCTGAAAAAAGGTAGCTAGTACATTAAAAATATTCCAGATAAAACCCCACATAAAAAATAATAGAATCGTTAGAAGGAAAGTTGATCTGTATTCTTTTTGTATATAATTACCTTCTTTCATAGTCAATAGTATTCATGTACTTTTCACGTTTTTTATTCATTTCCTCTGATTGCTTTTCGCACTTTCTTCGAAGCTGTGTTAAAATCTTTGATCCTTCATATTCATCAATAAGATTTACCATTTCTTCGGGATCTTGCTTAAGGTTAAATAGTTGTTCGAAGTCAGGCTTTCTGCCTTTAAAGTCAAGGTCGGCTTCATCGAAATGCACAATTCCATCGTACATTCTTATGTATTTCCAATTGCCAGATCTTATCCCTTCGCAAAACGGATTATCGCGCAGGGTAAACAGGCTTTCAAGAAAAAGTTCATCGCGCCATTTAGGATTTTCGTTATAAACAAAAGGTTTCAAACTTTTACCATCCATATTTTCGGGAGCTTCAATTCCTGCATAATCGAGTATGGTTGTAGTAATATCGAGGCTTGAAACCAATTCATTAATCTTCCTGCCACGCATTGGTTCTGGAAGTCTGGGATCGTAAACAAAACAGGGGATTTTTGTGGTCAGGTCGTAAAGTAATCCCTTTCCCCCCATTCCATACTCACCCATAAGCAACCCATGGTCACTTCCAAAAATGATAACAGTATTTTCGGCAAATCCTCTTTTTTCAAGGCTTTTAAATAATTCACCAACAATATAATCTAACCCGGTTATTTGTTGAAAATATCGGATATGATGCTCTGTGCATGAAATCGCATTGTAGTTGTAAATATAAGTTTCGTTTGCCCTTCCCTGATATTGATCCATAATAGCCTCAGGAATAAATCGATAGGGATCTGTAGCTGTTTCTTCCGGTATTTCAATAGTTAAATTGCGATATAGTTTATCGTAAAAAGGACTTCCTTTTAGCCTGGGATTTTCATTCGCAGCCACCAGCATTATTCCGGCTTCTTCATTTTCAGGAAACATTGAAGTTGTTTGACTGCCATGTGGAACAGAGAAACTTACCGACAGGCAAAAAGGTTTATCATCGGGCACAGAATCGAGAAAACGTTCCATACTTTCGCCCATAATGGGCGTGATTATATCTTCATCCGAATCAAAATATTCTTTACAATTATCAGCTGTCTTAGGAAAAAACCTTGCCCAGCCATTATGACCACGCCAAAAGTCAAATTTTTCTTCCACTCTATCTTTAAATGTGTAATATTCAATACCGATTTTACCAATAAACCCGGTAAAATATCCATCATTTCGGAGTAATGCAGGGTAGGATTTTTCCCACTGCTTGTCGGTTAGTTTATAGGAAGACGAAAAACCCACGGCATGTTTTCTTTCGCACATACCGGTAAATAGCGATACCCGACTTGGAGAACAAACCGGAGTTGCGATGTAAGTGTTTGTAAATCGCACCCCGTTTCCAATAAGTTTATCGAAATTTGGAGTTTTTACATAAGGATGCCCATCGCAACTAAATGTATTATCGCGCTGATCGTCGGTAAGTAAAAAAATGATATTTGGCTTTTGGGCAAATAAAACGGAAGAGAAAAAAAGAAATATAAGTGATAGTTTCAATTTCATTGCATTATTGAATTGATGATTATTTAACTGATAGTGTTTAAATTAAAGCATGCCAGACCAGTTTTGAGAATAATAAGCCTGCTTTATCTTATATTTTAAATCTGGATCATTCTTTAAGTTTGCCAGATTAATCAAATCCATATGAATGTAAAAATTTAACCAGTAGGCATAATTGTATTTTTCATGAATAGAATTTGGATGAATTAAGTTGGAATACCAGGCTGTATTTAAATTATATTTTTGAGCGATTTTTATTGCCAAAAGAGCCTGCTCCCACATATCATCAGCAACATTTAAAAATAAATTATGGTAGTCTTCATAATTCATATTTTCAGTTTCTATTACTTTGCACCGATCATCAATTCCAAATTCTTTGAGCAAAACCTTTTCTTCAAAGATGGTATCTCCATCCAGATCGTACATTATTTTATCCAAAAATCCATTCCCGTCAGTATCCTCGTACTTTACTGTTGCAAAAATTTCAGGTTCTTCCTGGTCGCGAAGGTTTGTTCCATTATAAATTCCTCCGTAGCCTTGATAATATTTAGCATTTTGATCGATTCGCCAGGCTCCCCACTCCGCTCCAAAGAGATGAATTCTACCATCGAAATTGGCAACATACAACCTACCTTTCCCTGAGTTATCCTGATCAAATTCACCCCGGTCTCCCGAAGCATCAGCCTGGCGGTTATTATCCAATCCACCGTTATTTTGTCCAATTTTAAAAAGGTCAAGCGGTTCATATAGCTCTACCCTTTCCCACCTGGCGCAATCATCGTCTTCATCAAAAGTAAACCAACAGAAATCCCATTCACCTTTATTAAATACCAGCTTGTATGCATTATTATGATTTGGGAACAAGAGTACATCATTATTTCGCCATCGTTTATCGTAAAAATATTTGTCGGTTCCGTCTAGCCCTTTCAGGCTTTTAAAAACATTCTTCTGATCCTGATAGTCAAATCCTTTTCCCATAAACCTGAAACTCATATCAAAATCAAATTCATTTCCCGGAGCATTATCGTTATCTAAATCAAAAGAAATATCTACGTGATCTATCGTCCCGTCAAACCTAACGCCCCTTTCTGAATCTTTTATTTCTCCGTCTTCTGAATGCGGCGGTATCCCGTTAATATCAATGTGGGTGTCGCAGAGCCTAATTGCGTATTCAGAAATATTATCGCTGTCGGGATCAAAAAACAGGAATGGATTCTCCCAATTCATTCGCAGATCGTTAATATTAAATGTTGAAGTGTGGGCTTTTAAAAATAAACTTTGCCCATGGTAATCCTCAAAAAAATGGCTGTGACCATATTTTTCCCAGCATTTTAGCAGTATAACATTCCAGTTTATGTAATTAAAAACTTCATCATCATCGGTATCAACAACAATCATATAATGTCCCGGAAACGAAGTGGATGTTTGAGAAAGATCGGCATTATCAACTACCACCTGAATATCTGCATCACCATCTCCGTCTTCATCTCCGAAATCCACAATAAAATCATGGGCATGACCGTAATTGCTGTCTCTGTTTTTATCAATCATCATACAGTCCGAATCAAGATCTCCTTCCAAATCTCCAAATTTCATATCATCATCATCATCGATCCACATTACAGGAATATTATCATTCATTTTAGTTTTAAGAATATCAGGATCGCCATCGCCGTCGAGATCTTCATAGGATATTTGACTAATTTCAGTTGCCAGCATGGGCCGGAATGGTGTCAGTAATTGGTTCGATCGTTTTGTTTGTTGCGCATGAACAACCATTGGAAACAGTGCGCACAGTATGAAAATTAGAGACTTTAAATATTTCATTGCCGCAAATTATTTTATATCAAAAGTTAAGTCTCCGATAATTCTAAGTCGTTGAGAAACCACGCCTGTTGTTTCGACATCCTGATATCCTGTAAATCCTGGTTGTTTCCCTCCTACTGAAATGGTAAACCAGCCCGGTTCAATCACCCGTTCGCTCTTATTATTAATCATTGAAAATAAATATGGATCAAGAGTAAATTCGAGTTTTTTACTTTCTCCAGACTTTAAATGAATACGTTTAAATTCGGACAGTTGGTGTATCGGGCGTGGTGTTGAACCTTTTTCATCGGATATATAGATTTGTACAACCTCATCACCATTATAATTTCCGGCATTTTTAACTGTAACACTTACCCTTACCGGCTCACCGGCATTAATATTTTCAGGTATTTGCAGATCGGAATATTCAAATTTTGTATAGCTTAATCCATAGCCAAACGGATATAATGGCTCATCTGAAAAATAACGATAAGTCCTGCCAGCCATATCATAGTTTTCAAAAGGGGGCAGCTGGTCAACCGATTTATAGAATGTGACCGGTAGTCTTCCTGCAGGATTGTAATCGCCAAAAAGAACATCAGCAACGGCAGTACCACCTTCCTCGCCCGGATAACCAATATGTAAAATTGCGTCAACATTATCCTGTGCCCAGTTAACAGCTACCGCACTTCCTGCATTCAGTACCAGGATAACTGGTTTGCCCAACGCTTTAACTGCTTTTAGAAGTTGCCTTTGTTTTTCGGGCAAGCTAATTTTTGTACGATCGCCCCGGTCGAAACCATCGATACTGATTGGCATTTCTTCACCCTCTACCCTCTGCGATAAACCAAGCACGAGTACTGCAACATCGGCTTCACGAGCCACCTCTACTGCTTTTTCCAGTCTGTTTTCTTCAGGCATCGACCAAAGTAATTTTGCCTGAGCATCTTTGCCGGGATTGGAGAATTCATAGACTATTTTATACTTTTCACCTGCAACCATTTCTACCGGTTTCTCGTTATGGAAAGCATGATGCTGATTACCGGTTCCTATGAACAATTCATCGTTTAAATATATCCTTCCTTTAAATTTTGCCCATGCACCAATATTATACGTGCCTGATTCGGGAGCAAAGATATACCCTGTCCAACGAATAGAAAAAGTATCTTTCACATTTTTCGAAAGTGGTTTATGGTCCCACGTAAAATCTATCTGGTTATCAATCTTTGTAAAAGCAGGTTGACCTAAGAATTCTGCATTATCAAAATATTCGCCTTTTAATCCCTGCTTACCATCCACAGTTTGTAAATAAATTGAGGGGATTGGAACCAGGTTATGGATACCTTCTGCCATAACAACACCTTCGTGATAAAAAACCTCGCAAGCCGGCTCAACTTTATTTTTCACCCCATGTAAAACTGTTACAGGATTTTTTGGAATTCCGTGATAATTCCCCAACAGAGCTTCCCAATTATCAGCATTGGGACCAATAACCGCAATCTTTTTGATTTTATTTTTTGAAAGGGGCAGGAAATTGTCCTCATTTTTAAGTAGTACAATACTTTTCCTGGCAGCTTCCAGTGCAATTGAATTATGATAATGACAACATACAATTTCTCTTGGAATTTGAGTAAACGGAACTTCTTCTTCACCATCGAACATTCCTAATTTAAACCGGGCGAGCAAAATCCTTTTTAGCGAAATATCAATTTCGTTTTCTGTAATTAAACCTTTTTTGACCGCATTGGTTAATTTTTCATATGTTGTACCACAATTAAGATCACAACCACCTTTAACACCAATTGCTGCTGCTTCTTCAAGTGTCGTGGCCAAATGGTGACCAGTCATAATATCATTAATTGCTCCACAGTCGGAAACAACGTAACCATCAAAACCCCATTCTTTGCGTAAAATATTGTTTAACAGGTCATCATGCCCACTACACGATTCGCCGCGAAACCGGTTATATGCTCCCATAACCGAATACACATTTCCTTCCTGAACCGTTTTTTTAAAAGCCGGCAAGTAGGTTTCATATAAATCAACATCGCTAACATCAACATCAAAACCATGTCTCAATGCTTCGGGACCTGAATGAACTGCAAAATGTTTGGATGTGGCAATGGTTTTAAAATACTTTGGATCTTCGCCCTGCAATCCCTTTATAAAATTGGTAGCAAGCTCACCAGTGAGAAAAGGATCTTCTCCATAGGTTTCATGCCCACGCCCCCACCGTGGATC
This genomic window contains:
- a CDS encoding PIG-L family deacetylase; its protein translation is MKKLKLLLKIFAGLFVIVVILFLSFRTYLFSDDVQLVKSITQQLQSKKVMVIFAHPDDESYTTELLLNAEKEGIETALLTFTPGDAGTQMPQVCQQQFLGDVRKAEVYKSGYALGVDYQKVFDYSDGTLKDQRLPQLVDDIQQELEKFKPDLIVTFWPESGMTIHPDHMTIGKATQLAFANYKKGKNAKLAYTIMPSKVVSMLGGDEMQKLQPEANISIKANAAAKVRLWNINASQKQFVKDYTGIPDWLIYRLINREYYFVE
- a CDS encoding twin-arginine translocation signal domain-containing protein — its product is MSNEYEQSRRAFLTKLGMTIGAGAVAGEKLSAKVLNDKAEFPLESDQQQLMDRYEDWMDEFIPVIKAFRANPNDKEAGRRIAILSEEAETWREQLTVFMKDDNFARYYMTATERMTKEIY
- a CDS encoding sulfatase-like hydrolase/transferase encodes the protein MKLKLSLIFLFFSSVLFAQKPNIIFLLTDDQRDNTFSCDGHPYVKTPNFDKLIGNGVRFTNTYIATPVCSPSRVSLFTGMCERKHAVGFSSSYKLTDKQWEKSYPALLRNDGYFTGFIGKIGIEYYTFKDRVEEKFDFWRGHNGWARFFPKTADNCKEYFDSDEDIITPIMGESMERFLDSVPDDKPFCLSVSFSVPHGSQTTSMFPENEEAGIMLVAANENPRLKGSPFYDKLYRNLTIEIPEETATDPYRFIPEAIMDQYQGRANETYIYNYNAISCTEHHIRYFQQITGLDYIVGELFKSLEKRGFAENTVIIFGSDHGLLMGEYGMGGKGLLYDLTTKIPCFVYDPRLPEPMRGRKINELVSSLDITTTILDYAGIEAPENMDGKSLKPFVYNENPKWRDELFLESLFTLRDNPFCEGIRSGNWKYIRMYDGIVHFDEADLDFKGRKPDFEQLFNLKQDPEEMVNLIDEYEGSKILTQLRRKCEKQSEEMNKKREKYMNTIDYERR
- a CDS encoding glycoside hydrolase family 3 C-terminal domain-containing protein gives rise to the protein MKLQSIIFLIFICTIQLQGQEVNHEYLNTNLPFEERVDILLEQMTLEEKVSQMLNESSEIGRLGIPAYNWWNECLHGLARSGFATVFPQSITVAASFDKELMLKIGSIISDEARAKHHDFVKRGMRGMYMGLDFWSPNINIFRDPRWGRGHETYGEDPFLTGELATNFIKGLQGEDPKYFKTIATSKHFAVHSGPEALRHGFDVDVSDVDLYETYLPAFKKTVQEGNVYSVMGAYNRFRGESCSGHDDLLNNILRKEWGFDGYVVSDCGAINDIMTGHHLATTLEEAAAIGVKGGCDLNCGTTYEKLTNAVKKGLITENEIDISLKRILLARFKLGMFDGEEEVPFTQIPREIVCCHYHNSIALEAARKSIVLLKNEDNFLPLSKNKIKKIAVIGPNADNWEALLGNYHGIPKNPVTVLHGVKNKVEPACEVFYHEGVVMAEGIHNLVPIPSIYLQTVDGKQGLKGEYFDNAEFLGQPAFTKIDNQIDFTWDHKPLSKNVKDTFSIRWTGYIFAPESGTYNIGAWAKFKGRIYLNDELFIGTGNQHHAFHNEKPVEMVAGEKYKIVYEFSNPGKDAQAKLLWSMPEENRLEKAVEVAREADVAVLVLGLSQRVEGEEMPISIDGFDRGDRTKISLPEKQRQLLKAVKALGKPVILVLNAGSAVAVNWAQDNVDAILHIGYPGEEGGTAVADVLFGDYNPAGRLPVTFYKSVDQLPPFENYDMAGRTYRYFSDEPLYPFGYGLSYTKFEYSDLQIPENINAGEPVRVSVTVKNAGNYNGDEVVQIYISDEKGSTPRPIHQLSEFKRIHLKSGESKKLEFTLDPYLFSMINNKSERVIEPGWFTISVGGKQPGFTGYQDVETTGVVSQRLRIIGDLTFDIK